A portion of the Lolium rigidum isolate FL_2022 chromosome 1, APGP_CSIRO_Lrig_0.1, whole genome shotgun sequence genome contains these proteins:
- the LOC124684406 gene encoding uncharacterized protein LOC124684406, whose translation MWHTDFGEFYGLQADISIWGSPNQGPSQQSGAALQINCLEEGRYETFVTGFQVAPALYNNHDVRFFTFWTSIGGATSAGCYDLRCAGYTPASGASLLPGQAIAPPSKYGEQGRKVTLSLNKDPSSGDWVLYRHHDSHAPSFLGHFPGNLCSSTPRTMAWLAFVSYPWNTQGPPMGSGHFPEDDERKSGFFRNIKLHDSQGHVVEPAIVWNPLVDRPDCYNHTDVFNREGKGFMFYYGGPSGCIG comes from the exons ATGTGGCACACAGATTTTGGAGAATTCTATGGTCTTCAAGCTGATATAAGCATTTGGGGGTCCCCAAATCAAGGACCATCTCAACAGTCTGGAGCAGCCTTACAGATCAACTGTCTCGAAGAAGGACGCTACGAAACCTTTGTAACCGGATTTCAG GTGGCCCCTGCTTTGTACAATAATCACGATGTTCGCTTCTTTACATTCTGGACTTCG ATCGGTGGTGCCACTTCAGCGGGCTGCTATGACTTGAGGTGCGCAGGATACACACCGGCAAGTGGAGCTTCACTTTTGCCGGGACAGGCCATTGCTCCTCCATCAAAATATGGTGAACAAGGTCGCAAGGTCACTCTTAGCCTAAATAAG GATCCTAGCTCCGGAGATTGGGTGTTGTACCGACACCACGATTCACATGCCCCATCATTTTTGGGGCATTTTCCAGGGAACCTTTGCTCAAGTACACCACGAACAATGGCATGGCTTGCATTTGTGAGTTATCCTTGGAATACACAAGGTCCTCCGATGGGCAGCGGTCACTTTCCTGAGGATGATGAACGAAAATCAGGATTTTTCAGGAATATTAAGTTGCATGACTCCCAAGGTCATGTTGTTGAGCCGGCCATAGTTTGGAACCCTTTAGTTGACAGGCCCGATTGCTACAATCATACCGATGTCTTCAATAGAGAAGGAAAGGGCTTCATGTTTTATTATGGTGGACCAAGTGGCTGTATTGGATGA